The Vigna angularis cultivar LongXiaoDou No.4 chromosome 6, ASM1680809v1, whole genome shotgun sequence genome contains the following window.
TGATTTGGCTTTTAGTATTTCAATTGGATTGGTGCATGACTTTGTTGTCCTTGTTTAAATATCGAGTTGGGGAACGAGTTCAGGACCCGATTGGTTTGTACTGAGAAATAGAAGATAATTTTGCGAATTTAGGGTTTggctcttttctttttttctagtTAGTCGTCTCTTGGCAGTTTAGAGACTGTGCAAAGAGGGAATGTCAGAACTTCAACCATTTAAGGAATGCTCCACATTCTCTGTGAACTACCCACGCTACTCGTCTTACCTATGATGTTGCTGTTCAGTTATGACATTTCCTTGATGTATATTGCATTCTGTTATTTTGGGTTCACTAATTTCTAAATAGAAATGACTAgactaatttaaaaatgttttgaaactTATGTTTCTAAACCGTATTGAACTGACCTTTAGtgataaataaacatatataatttcaCTCCTTTGGCGTGGGTGATAAATGTtgtgatatattaatttattaggtCTTGTTGAATTTTGAAAACTCATATCTAAGGTGAACTGAAATTCATATGATTTGAAGTTTAGAAGGAAaagaattaatatttgtttgacGTATTAGTGCTAGTTTTGGATGTGAAACTAGAATCCTGTAATACTGTGTTTGCACATTGTTGATTGTGGACAGATGTGTCGACACGTGTTAGtgagattgtaggtttttaaccTTACATGTAATTGGACTCCCAATTTTCTCTGGTTGCATATAtgcaaaaactaaataaacttTATTGGTAAATTGTGCAATTTCTTCGCTgcaaatgtttttcttttgcactTTCCCATCATGGTGTTCTTCCAGGGTATGGTTGCTTGTGTTAACGTGTGCTCATCGTGATGATGTTTTCAGCGACCACTATATGTAAATTCTTTGCTTTGTTTTTATTGCTGCTTCTTTTATCTCCATTTCAGGGAGGCGGAAATGGGTTCTTGGGCTAGAGTATCTGTTTTGACTATTCCATGGTCTACAATCAATGCCGAATCTGCTACGGACTCCAAATTAGGCGCTGTGTTTTATAAAATGTACAGAAATCCAAATAATAGAAAACTGTGTGTCTCTTTTGCTTGGGATGATTATAAACTTAGGAGTCTTGGTGTGATTAAATCAGGCCAAGATATATCTTATTTTCAAACCGAACAAGAAGTAGGAACTTGGGAAGAACCAGATACTGGCAGTGACAGTGAGTCTGATAGTGAGGAAGTTGAAGACCACTTCCTATTTGAAAGTGACGGAATGAGGGCTTCAGTTGTTGCTGATGTTAATGTAACTTCAAGGGACAACTATGACGAACTTATTAAGaaaggttaattttttttctcattgctTTGTTTCTTTTGGAGCCATAACATGGTTTTGAAAACTAGACCAGTATAGTTCTAGACTGACAACCATAATTTTTGTGCTAAACTGTGTTTTTAATCTCATATTTTCAGACTAGCTGATAACTTCAGAATAGTTGATAGGAGAATAAAATAACAGGTTGCCACAAAAATTTACACAGGATTGTCACGTCAGATACATTGATGTCAGCTTGATCATTAGTTCGCCATGTTACTTCACAACAGAACTAAAATTGCcaacaaaggaaaaatgtaGGGATAACAaatccaaaaataattatttaggaATTAAAAGTGATTTATGTAAAATCTTCAGGGACTAAAAACTTGATGAACCCTtgatttttcaaatatctttttCTATAAGATCCTGTTAACTGCCAAATGTCAGTTAAACTAGTTGAACCACTCCTGCTGTGAACTACTAACCTTAACGGTTtaataaacaattcaatttttaaattactgCTTTACATTTTCTTCCTCTTTAGTGCTTGTGGTTCTTACTTTCAATATGATTTTAAGGTTGAACAACTTCCTGACATGTGCTAAAGAAGTTTCACAAGTAGATTGTAGAATATCTTTTTTGATCCTGGACTATAATCAGATACTATAAGaagatattttcattattgCAGAGGTTGAACAGCTTTTGGAACCAGAAGAAAGAGCAATATTGCAACAGAATGTTACTCCTAACTTGGAAAAAATATCAACTGTAAGTCTGTGACTCTGCATCTGTCTCTCGCAGTGTTCACTTTCTTATTTATACTTAAGCCCTTGTATTCATGTTTTCAGGAAAAATGGAGCCCACTGCACACTCTTGTGCTATCAATGCAGATGAGTTGCGTGGATAAGCTTCTTGATAACGGCATGGACATTGATTTGCCTGATAAGGTGtttgttgtttatatttttccaaCTTATGCATAGTGTTAACCTGGGCTTGAATAACATTATTTGATCAAACAGGAAGGCCTTACTGCACTTCATAAGGCAATTATAGGTAAAAAAGATACTTTGATTAGCCATCTTCTACGGAGACGAGCAAATCCGCATGTTAAGGATAAGGTGAGGAAGCATTCTTTTGCATAACTGTCATAAACTGTTAACTGCAGTCTGAAGTGTTTTTGACCATCTATTCCTATGGTAGGATGGAGCCACTCCACTTCATTATGCAGTTCAAGTTGGCGCCAAGATGACTGTGAAATTATTGATCAAGTACAAGGCTGATGTCAATGTTGAAGATAACGTGAGCATTTCTTTAACACAAGCTTGCTTTTATTagcttttctttttatgtttttctattttatgtaTATGGTTTATATTTACGACTTTAAGAATCTGTCAGGATGGTTGGACCCCCTTGCACGTTGCCATTCAGAGCAGAAATAGAGATATAGCAAAAATTTTGTTAGTCAATGGTGCTGATAAGACAAGGAAAAATAAGGTAATTTTTTGTCATACATTCCACAACAGAATAAGGCAGTTATAATGAATTAAATGGATCAGATTGAACATGTTTTGTTATCATTCCCtttattctttcttatttttctaatcTTTTTGGATTACACTGTTATAGTCCAGTGAAGCTAATGTTGTCAAGTGTCTACCGCTCCGTTTGATTTCAAAACCTTATTGTTAGAGATAGAAATCGATGAAGCTGGAAACTTCCTTTCTAACTAGTCATCAAGGGTTTATTTGTTTCCCTTACTTAGAACttgattgtttgtttttttcagGACGGAAAAACAGCTCTGGATCTAAGCTTATGCTATGGGAAAGATTTTAAGTCTTATGAACTTGCCAAATTACTGAAGACGGTTCCAGCAGATAGCTGTCTATGACGTTAGGATGCAATTGGCTAGAACCAGAGTGAAGTTTCAGCTGAATGGTAGCTGCTGCTAATTAGCGAGTAAATCATCCCGTCGGCATTCAGCCTCTGAAGATATGCAGCTGATCTTTTCCAAAATGAGGAAACTTTTGGTGGAACAATTCATTATCTTCCACGTCATTGATTACTTGGAATATTTTCGCGGCAAAGTTAGAATTGACAACATTGTCCTGTCAAACCCACACTCATTTTCAGTCTATAAGTTGAGAATATTATTAGTGATCCGCAGACACAAAGTGCTTGGCAAATTGCTGAGTTATTTTTTATGAACTGCTCAAACCACTGTGATCATTCTATGAATTGTTTCAACTGATAATGAGTAACCTGGGTGctcaaattttgtaattaattgtaACAAGTAGACGTAGTTCATAATTTCTGTTGTATGCACGTGTTACATTTTCAGTTTCTTTGAATGATAGACATTGGCATTAgttttttggtttatttatttatgattaaatcTCATTTTGTGTAAATGAAGAAATTTTATCCGTGGAAACATACATGATGGTGTTTTGTTCATTCCTTTTCTTCTAGGCCAGGCAGTGCTTATCTCTAACTTTGTTGTTGTAtgataaacataatttaattattgagaattattgaaaatatcttAGAATCGAATAGGAAAGTTTACCGAATTTGAATTGAATGATTGAAAGTGCTACATGGGTAATTTTCACTAACTGATGTGAATATACAAGTCTTTTTTTCTTAGTATACCAAATTCTTCTCACtgttgaatttgaattatttcTACTAAATTGTCATGGGGAACTGTTTCCTTCATTTCTAGTTATCCTAACTCCAAGTAGCATGGGCACTAAAGTGTTTAAAGAAATTGAGTTCTTCAAGAATTTGGGCATATACCCGAATTTGGTTTCAATACCATCAACCATTTTTCATTTGCATCTTATCTTTACCAGTTATTCTAAAAAGCATCATCATCTAGAATCAAAACTTCGCCAAATTCAATCTATTGGAATTTGACAGGCCCATCTATCTGAAGCATGCGTAGAAATAAGTCTCAATGTTTAATGTTTGTGTCAATACTAAACTCAGTTTTAGTTTGGTCGAAAAGGTTTGATATGCCCAAATTTATTGTTATATCTCACTTTTCTCCTATTATGATATATAGTAGGACCTCATTAAATTAGTCAGACATATAAGTGATAATTGCCAATGTCATTAGGTAGAACATATTAATGATTGATTATCACTGATTGAGACGTTTGATTAACATTTAACAAGAATTTAGGTCCAATGTTTGGTTGATTAGTCCTTAACTTCTGACACGACTTCGGATGTTTGGCAATTATTGGTCCAAATTGAAACATAGAAGAATCTACAATTTCTTTAGTTATCAGTTGGAGGGATTAAGACCATAACATTAACCTTATATATGACTAAACTCATGGAATCAAAAAAGGAAACTTTGCAACTATTTAAGAGCTAAAAATTGAAGTAGATAAATAATGATTTCGtttaaaaaaacacattaatgatcataattattagaaaatattctCTTAGTGTATATACAAGACAATAATATAGTTTATACAAATTGTTTTAGTTAGTGTTTCATATGTAGAGTTGAACAATTACACAAAATATACTTTCATGTTTTTACtttggtttaatcattcacgaaGTCCCTATTTTTGCgtggaatctcaatttagtccctttgTTTCTGGAAATGTTAATTGggtcccaaatttatgaaaattggaACAATTgaatcctttccgttaaattgtCTCCAACGGCGTTAGtgtgtgtttgacgtggcacgctgtaGTCAGTTTCTTAACTGACGCGGCTGACTGAAGCAGGGACAGTGAAGCATGTggataataacaatttttttagtaaaaataaaatgaatgttttaaaCCAAAATAGGGATTCATATTTTCAATTGATCGAATTAGGGGTTGGGATTCTTCTGAGTGCTTCTAGGGTTCGTCCAAAGTTCATTCCATTTCACAAATTGGGGTATCAATTTgggtatttagggtttaatcgAAGTTGACCTTGAGAGAGTGTGCAGTTGTCGTCGTCATCGGAGTTGTGGGACCTTCTTCAGTTGCAATCTGGAGTGGACAGGTCAGTAAAAGTTTGGTTTTGTTACAAACCTTTATATTGCGATGTTGGGTGGTGGTCCCCGTCGTtgtattgtgttttattttttattgcaatGTTGTGGTCCCCGTCGTCGGATTGTGTTCCATTTTTTATTGCAATGTTGTGGTCCCCCCATGCCCCCCATGTTTAAAGTGATAattgtctgtgtgtgtgtgtgtgtgagtgcgttttgtttatggttttaatacATGTTTTGTCGTCAATTGATTACATTATAGGTGtataaatacttatatatagTGTTTTGCATCATGGACGAGGATATTGAGGTTGTCTTTCACCATGGAGGGAAATTAGTTAATGATGGGAAGCTTAAGTATGAAGGGGGGGAGACATCTAGGTTTATGTTTGACCCAGATGTTTGGAGTTATTTCGTGGTTGTTAGTGTAGTGAAATCTTTGGGATACCATGGGCTTAAAGATATGTGGTACTTTGTAGGAGGGGCTTCAGTGTTGGATGATAAGTTAGAGCCTCTATGTGATGACACTGGTGACATGCATATGGTTAATTTAGCTAGGCTGAATGGTGAGGTGCATGTGTTTTTTATACACCCTGTTTCTGAACCCGATGTCATACATATGCTGGAATATGTTGGTAATGATGAAGGACAAGTTGAAGAGAGGGGTGATGTTGATTgtgaagaagtggaagttgaTGCTGTTATGGAGGAAGATGTTGTTAGAGTTGAAGAAGTTGGTGGTGTGTTGGAAGAGATGGGTAATGTTGATGGTGAAGAACAAGAGATGGGTGAACAAGTGTTAGTTGAGGctgttatggaggaagaggttgttAGAGTTGAAGAAGTTTGTGGTGTGTTGGAAGAGATAGGTGAACAAGTGGAAGTTGAGGctgttatggaggaagaggttgatGGAGTTGAAGAAGTTTGTGGTGTGTTGGAAGAGATGGGTGAACAAGTGGAAGTTGAGGctgttatggaggaagaggttgatggggttgaacaAGTTTGTGGTGTGTTGGAAGAGATGGGTGAACAAGTGGAAGTTGAGGctgttatggaggaagaggttgatGGAGTTGAACAAGTTCAGGAAGTTGTTGGTGATTGTGAACATCAAGGTGAAGAAGAGAATGAAGTTGAAGGTTATGTGGAAATCCGAAGCTGGAATTCCTCTTTTGAGAATGGTAGTGGTGATGGAAATAATGAGTGGTTGGAGGGGCTTGTTGATGTCAATGTTGGTTGTGATATAGATGATGATATACATGCAGATTTCGAGGGAAATGTGGAAGTGGAAGTCCAAAGTATGTCAAATGACTCTAGTGGACCATGTTCCAGTGTGAGTTCTGACAGCATGTTTGATGTTAACGTGGAGGGTGGGAATGATAGAGGTTTGTCAGATGATGAGTGGGAATCTGAACAATTAATTACTTGAGTAGAAAGTGATGAAGACGATACCGATGTAGAAGGTTATGGGACTTTTGCAACATTCGTCTTGCCAAAAAGTATGGTTGACTTTAAGTGAGAAGTTGGGACATATTTTGCTGAAAAGGAAGACATTTTGGAGGCTATAAAAAGTTATGCATTGGATAATGGAAGAAATATTAAGTTTGTTAAGAATGATAAACAAAGAATGAGGTTCAAGTATGTGGGTGCAAAAGGTAAATGCCCTTGGAGGTTATATTGTGGCTATATGAAGGCAGTGAAAACATGGCAATTGAGAACAATGCTGGACAACCATACTTGCAACAGGGAATTCAACCTTAAATTAATTGATGCCAAGTGGTTGAGCAAGAAGATACAGAAAACTATTAGAGATAATCCTACAGTTAAGGGTGTGGATATAAGGGAAAAAGTTCAAAGGAAATGGAACATTGGTATTTCAACATGTGGAACATTACTCCATATCCTGATGTGTCTCCACCACACAAAAGAGTATTGCCTGGAAAACCAAAGAGAAAACGAAGACTAGAGCAATGGGAAATGAGGAAGGATGAATCAAGAATGACCAAATCTGGCTTGCGGAAGAGATGTGGCATATGTAGAGAACATGGCCATAACAGAACTCGTTGCCCATCAGCAACCCAAGCAGGAACTGTGCCCAGTACATCAGCAACCCAAGCAACTTCATCCACTCAACAATCTGAAATAGCACATCACTCTGGGAATCAACCGTAGTACATAGTAGGAATGGAATTTTGTAATCTTTTTAGGCTACAAAACATTATGTAGAAAAGTAGTAGATGTAGGAAAACGTTATGCTGTTGACATCCAATCACTGTTATTGTGGTAGTACAGTTGATAACTGATGGAACTTGATGAtgtttttatggttattttttaaGAGTATGACTACAGTTTTATATACTACTTCACAATAGTTTTAACATAgttatgtttcttattttaacaTGGTTATAAAAGTTGTAGTGTGGTTTTGCTTGAGATTAATGAACTATTCTGCCAATTACTATCCATAAATCTCCAGGAATCATCCAAAATGGGCATGACTCAGAAAGATCAACACATTCTACTTTTATATAGTGCTTGAGATTAATGAAAATTCTATGAAGTTTATGTAATCTGTGCTTATCAGTTCACTTTGAAACCACTTCATATGATTGTGCTTATTAGTTGACAGTTCAATACGAAGAGTATTTTGGCCAAAAGTTTCAATCAATACTTTTAATTACTTCCTTACCAAAAGTTACAAACAATACAAACTTTTATAGTCAAAATAACTTTGGTTCATTGCATTCTAAGTACATTCCATCATAAGTACAATGAAATCATTcctatcaacaaaaaaaacactATTGTAAGTACAATAATGTTCACCACAACAAGAACAGAGACAATCCCTAACAAGACATTAAGCCTATTTCCCAATTTCTTCACTGACAAGTCCAAATCACTTATAATCTTCCATCCACCTTCCATTGCTTCTCTATTCAACAAAGACTCAGACTTGCCTTCACACTTTGCACTCATTTCCGTTTCAACAACCCCATGATCTGCACACCATGTGAAATAATTGCAACCACCATCTTCACCACCATTCTGTGACAACAAAACACCAATCAGAGCACCCTCGAACTCAAAATAAGAACAACGAAAAACCCAACAAAAAAACTTACCTTGAACTTAGGGCAACCCCAAAATTGCTTGCCTCTATTCTTAACTGTTCTTGCAGTTCTGACAACACATTTCATCCCACAATAACACAACGGACCACCATTGCTACATCCTCCTCGAGCACCACCACAGACCACATTACTGTCTTGCTTCCGCCACCCGCTGCATGACGAAGACGAACAGGGATGCATCTTCTCTCAAGGTCAACTTcgattaaaccctaaatacccAAATTGATACCCCAATTTGTGAAATGGAATGAACTTTGGACGAACCCTAGAAGCACTCAGAAGAATCCCAATCCCTAATTCGATCAATTGAAAATCTGAATCCCCATTTTGGtttaaaacattcattttatttttactaaaaaaattgttattatccACGTGCTTCACTGTCCCTGCTTCAGTCAGCCACGTCAGTTAAGAAACTGACtacagcgtgccacgtcaaacacacaCTAACGCCGTTGGAGacaatttaacggaaaggatccaattgttccaattttcataaatttgggacccaattgacATTCCGAGAAAcaaagggactaaattgagattccacgcgaaaatagggacttcgtgaatgattaaaccttttacTTTTTAGACGTATGAGTCCTTATCTTCGCTCTAAGTCCAAATCTTCCTTCGTCAGCTCTCTAAATCGATCGGGTACCTGTCAAAGATACTTCGATACTTAAGTCAGTAATTAATCTGAATGGGGTCAAAGCAAAgtcttaaattcacaataaatgcGATCACATACCTCTTAACTTTAACCTctttttatagtttttgagGTGGACTTAAAATTAGTGAAGTCCTAATCACGGTTCAATCTCAATCCATTACACTAATTGATACTTATCTTAACCTTGATTCTTAGTGTCTCTTTAAAAAGTACTTTGTTACTGTGATTGTCCATTCAACCTCCACTTATGCATAGTCGGATAACCTTCGTCTTCATCTTATCCGAATTTAGTTAAAGTAAACGAGATCATTTACACATCTTTTTGTGGTATGACCATCCGACCATACAGTATAAAGATATTTAATCTTATCCCAATCTTAGTAATCTAAATGGAAGAAAATAAACCATAGTTGAAATATATGattggataaaaaaaaagattattgaAAAGTTTAATTGATAAAAGCACCAAACATTTAGGTTGGAACAGAATGTTGGGCCTCTTATTCATATTgagggtgttactccctccaccaccacatcttgcttcctccaccaccccattccctttttatccttttctttattttttcatttctattttacccttattaaaattttatggataatattatttaaaatctcaTATGGACATTCATTCTCTTTAttattcttctctctttctctttattatttttcataggTTGTCTCTTAGGTTCCACTACCCTTGGGTTGTTTATCatgttccacttcttcttctcttttacaGAATTGTGACGTGAGAGTATGGTGGACTTTCTGTTTAGTAAGATTGAAAGTGGGGAAAGCAATTTAGCCGTGAGTGTGGTGGTGTTTCAAGGTGCTGGTTCAGAGGCGTGAGAGGTTCAGAGGTGTGAAGGTGcgtaataaaaccctaaaatataaACCGCataatctttaaacggatgtgagcatccgtcaacggatgtcaacatccgttccgtttcccttaaacggatgttgacatccgttgacggatgctcacatccgtttaaagattatacggtttatattttacagttttttttatattaattttgaagatatttaaataatataatttatattttttgatatattatttttgaataatggaTATGGAGGAAAGATGGAAGATGAGAAACGGATGTCATGGAGTTTGGATATGGAGTTTGGATGAGAATCTGAGAGGGTTGGGAGGTGGGTGAGAAGGGGTAGAAAGATAAATTTtaggattaaaataaataattaggattaaaaagtaaaaaggttatttttgtaattgtaaaaggttagttttgtaatttaaaaaatatgtaataaaattgGAGAGGTGGAGAGAGaaaatgtggtggtggagggagtaacaccctcGTATTGATTGCAACCTTCACTTCAATAAAagtccaattaaaaaaatttaaaaccccaaaataaaaatatgtggtCAGAAATATTTcgaataaaagaaaaggaagaaagaagttGTGGCTGTGAAAGGTAGTGGAGTGCTATCCTTTTCCTGTTCGTACACGTGGCAGCATCTGGTGCGTGAGTCGGCGAGTGGCATGACGTGGCAAAAAGCGCAGAGCAAAAAGTCGCATTCACACTCTTTCATTTTGTTATAGCCTCTAATAAATAGATAGATATTTTAACTTCAGAAATATCcaattcttttaaaacaatagcaacaataataataataaatgccgccattttaattttaatcattcaTTGTAAATTTATTATCCCTGTCACAatcataaaaatgaaattattgtaTCAGAGCATCCACGTCATTCTTTAAATATGGTAGAAAAAATACTTACTTTTGTTGACTTCACAATTAATCTCTATTACTAGTAAAGTATGGAAAATAAAGAGTTCATTTACATTGGTACATTTCAAagttcttttttagttttttaatgtCATAAATAAATCGTCCGAActataaagttttccaaaattataataagttaataaagcataaatgaaaaggaaaactTCTATTTTGAGCTTCAATTATATTCAGtaaaaataaagcattttttCCTAAAAAAGGTAACCAGAACTTAATGAGATAGACCATCAGGAGagtcaacaaagaaaaaaaaaacaactttttataaaactttgatcgttaatttaaaatgtatttttttaagatataaaaatgatttttataattaatttttttctttgattttatccTTATTTTCAAATACCCTTTACAAATTgtttacaattataaataaagaaaatagttaaaaatcTGCAGAccaatatgaaaaatattaattacagtttttaattcacatatattatttttaagtagaCAGAGAGCATATTAGAACAGAAGCTAATAAATAATGGCATTTATCTGTTTCGATCTCTGAAAAAAAACATGGGCCACGCTTTAATTGTGCACTGAGTGAGTGGACGCGTGGCACTGCCTAACCCGCGAGTAGCGTGGTGCTTCACTTTCACCCGCGAGTGTGACGTGTCCGAAATTATCCATAGCACTTTTTCTTCGCCCACCGAATTTAAAACACCAATTTTTCTAGAGAGCGAAAACGGGGTCCATGGCCGTACGCCACGTGTCCTCGAAAACTTTCGACGAGAGCCACAAGATTCCTTCGAATTCTCGAGATTTCGGTGTCGGAGGAATAAGggaaaaaataaagtttcaaaatttCCTACGAGAAAATAGAAGTTCAAATCTTACGTGTCACTCCCTTGTTGctccttttctttttgtcaaTCACAACAACAATCACAAGAAGCACTTTCGGAGTCTGAGCTTTCACTCCTTTCCAACTTCTCcatatatctatctatctatctatctgcAACCTCTtatctttctttctctgttaATTCAAACCCATCAATAACTCTTTTCCTCACACAATTAACCATTTTCCTTTCTGGGtttttgtgtaattttgttgattttccattccttttttcttttttgcttcTGCTGAGTTAGTGGTGTGGCTTATGAGTTATGAGCCCCTTTCTATTATGAAAAGATTGGAAATTTCTTAGGGGAAAGGTGTGCGATGGATGGATTTCCATCCATGCAGTTGTTGATTGAGGAGGGGTTAATTTGTTTTCTGCGATCATCGTTTGGTAGTGCTTGAACACAGGATTTGTAGATATGCAGAGGGTTCTATTTTGTTTTGTGATTCTGAGATGTGAATTAGTGGTTGGTGAAGTGAAGAATCAAGGCAGTGTTTGTATGATAAATTGACTTTTGGATCAAGGTGGGTCCATTGTTGTACACAATTTGTTTGGTTCTGTTTCTAGCTTTCGAAGGGAGAGTTGTTTGAGTTGTACTTTTCTTATTTGGGATTTGTATCCAGAAAGATAAGTTTTAGTACACCTAGGTTGTGATCTGATTGTGAGTGAGGGAAGCAATATCCAACGGTGAAGTCGTGGAAGTTTGCAACTGCGAAGAGGAGCAGAAGATCTAGATCAGTGATTTGGTTTCTGAAGCTATGGCGATTCGAGTATGTAATACATAAGTTTCAGTCAGCTATGTTTTCCTTTGATATGAATTTTTTTGATACTAAACTCATATTTGTAAGGGGTGGCTGAGATTGTGGTCAATTTCAATGTTGATTGTAATCTTTTTGGGTGGGATATGTTAGGAGTATTTGTTAAAAAGGGTGGAAAAGAGAGAACCTTAATTGCGTTTTGGTTTGCCCATTTCAAATGCCAAACATGCAAAGATTTCTCATGAACGGTTGAATTTACACACCTAAAGAGGATTTGAATGCTTCCCTTGGGGAAACAGTTATTAAAAGGAGACCTGCTTAACCTATTGTGAATGACACTTGTTCATGTCTTTATCAAAGAGTTGtttcattgttttctttttccttcaaatatttcttaggtGTTGTCGCTACTTGTCTTCTTGTGGAGTGAAAGATTCGCTTGAAACATTTCTGATTCCTTAGTTGACAAATAATTTTGGCCTGGTTGGCGACTATATATGTGA
Protein-coding sequences here:
- the LOC108341848 gene encoding ankyrin repeat domain-containing protein EMB506, chloroplastic, yielding MGSWARVSVLTIPWSTINAESATDSKLGAVFYKMYRNPNNRKLCVSFAWDDYKLRSLGVIKSGQDISYFQTEQEVGTWEEPDTGSDSESDSEEVEDHFLFESDGMRASVVADVNVTSRDNYDELIKKEVEQLLEPEERAILQQNVTPNLEKISTEKWSPLHTLVLSMQMSCVDKLLDNGMDIDLPDKEGLTALHKAIIGKKDTLISHLLRRRANPHVKDKDGATPLHYAVQVGAKMTVKLLIKYKADVNVEDNDGWTPLHVAIQSRNRDIAKILLVNGADKTRKNKDGKTALDLSLCYGKDFKSYELAKLLKTVPADSCL